In one window of Nakamurella sp. PAMC28650 DNA:
- a CDS encoding sacsin N-terminal ATP-binding-like domain-containing protein: MPVDPFRTAALRSAVLSAWSESPARFREDANAEEALATGGYADRLLIELAANALDAARDAGLPGHVRFSLDTSGPVAQLRAANVGAPLTAAGVSGLASLRASAKRSGSISVGHFGVGFTAVLTVSDAPQVVSTTGGVMFSRDRTAGAVTALGVAELTKELAARNGQAPALRLPWSMEMAALQADPLPAGFDAQVRLPLRPGRAGELEELLRAVGDDLLWALPGLFRVEIELPGLPLTTIERQDLNDGLTVITRDGVPTRYLAAGAAGTIPASLLADRPIEERAREQWQLTWVLPDPDDRPAAPLHLLELPPDAVPVFLGAPTPTDEPLSLPARLVGTFPVDDTRRRLAPGPLTAYLLDQAAAQYLELFTAVPPEHRLSLVPAAGFPLGPVDAALRTGIVRRLSRAPVLLAVLGDAVVPSSACVITGISDGAARLLGRAVPGLLLPPRTPAQLEALRVLGVALLPLADATSALAGIDGRPAFWHQVYEALADQNAEDLANLPVPLSGGGRRIGPAGTLLPGPDALDDDILRRAGTLAPELCVVHPDAAHPLLSRLGARPADAAALLSDPALIQLFRRFREDLEEDDPDPDELADLARLALDLVEAGGPAGGLLDDVVLTDSSGEAWPAGELLAPGASLAAVLASDADLPLMGSRWAVYPEQTLARLGVRTGLRIVAVENAEADLPDLQQWWSEVVGDSLPPETFEAVADLDLIDDEKWPQLLAMLAADRDTLRALTSGPDPSYTRWWIRRFALLGGEPPHRWRTSGALGLTGLYDELPVSLDGAVAQAIGVLGSTADALTADPSDLLARLADPEREVPAGAVPALTALAVQALEADGGLALPGSVRTLTGAVADAGDVMVLDLPWFAQLVSAGELVAGGREPVRVARALELDLVSEAITAQVVAGPTRSLSPPETAAAQRAALALGVDLAVLFGDRPLLVAPDLSVGTGPGSAQRVTWWGPDADDSDARGGARSSNGLRVDGSAAGIGRAVAFVAGRWSDRHLAVVAADGDLLDLAENGVQ; this comes from the coding sequence GTGCCGGTAGACCCCTTCCGGACCGCTGCGCTGCGGTCCGCGGTGCTCAGCGCGTGGTCGGAATCCCCCGCACGTTTCCGCGAGGACGCGAATGCGGAGGAGGCACTGGCCACCGGCGGGTACGCCGATCGTCTGCTGATCGAACTGGCCGCCAACGCACTCGACGCCGCCCGCGACGCCGGTCTTCCCGGCCACGTGAGATTCTCCCTCGACACCTCGGGCCCGGTCGCCCAGCTGCGGGCGGCGAACGTCGGCGCCCCGCTGACCGCGGCCGGAGTTTCCGGCCTCGCCTCCCTCCGGGCCTCGGCCAAGCGCAGCGGCTCGATCAGCGTCGGGCATTTCGGCGTCGGATTCACGGCGGTCCTGACGGTCTCCGACGCTCCCCAGGTGGTGTCGACGACCGGCGGGGTGATGTTCTCCCGGGACCGCACGGCGGGGGCCGTCACCGCCCTCGGCGTGGCCGAGCTGACCAAGGAGCTGGCCGCCCGGAACGGCCAGGCTCCGGCTCTGCGACTACCCTGGTCGATGGAAATGGCTGCGCTGCAAGCTGATCCACTGCCCGCCGGCTTCGACGCGCAGGTCCGGCTGCCCCTACGCCCTGGTCGTGCAGGCGAGCTCGAAGAACTACTCCGCGCCGTCGGCGATGATCTGCTCTGGGCGCTGCCCGGGCTGTTCAGGGTGGAGATCGAACTCCCGGGGCTCCCGCTGACGACGATCGAGCGGCAGGACCTGAACGACGGGCTGACCGTCATCACCCGTGACGGGGTGCCCACCCGCTACCTGGCCGCCGGTGCCGCCGGCACGATCCCCGCCTCGCTGCTGGCGGATCGGCCGATCGAGGAGCGGGCACGCGAGCAGTGGCAACTGACGTGGGTGCTGCCGGATCCCGACGACCGGCCGGCGGCACCGCTGCATCTGCTCGAGCTGCCGCCGGACGCGGTCCCGGTGTTCCTGGGCGCACCGACGCCCACCGACGAGCCCCTCTCTCTGCCGGCCCGGTTGGTCGGGACGTTCCCGGTCGACGACACCCGGCGGCGTCTGGCGCCCGGCCCCCTCACCGCCTATCTCCTGGACCAGGCGGCGGCGCAGTACCTCGAGTTGTTCACCGCTGTCCCGCCGGAGCACCGGCTGTCGTTGGTGCCGGCCGCCGGGTTCCCGCTCGGACCGGTGGACGCCGCGCTGCGGACCGGTATCGTCCGGCGACTCTCGCGGGCGCCGGTCCTTCTCGCGGTGCTGGGGGACGCGGTCGTCCCGTCCTCGGCCTGTGTGATCACCGGGATCTCCGACGGGGCCGCGCGCCTGCTGGGCCGCGCGGTGCCGGGTCTGCTGCTTCCTCCGCGGACTCCCGCTCAGCTCGAGGCGCTACGGGTGCTGGGGGTCGCGCTGCTACCGCTGGCCGATGCCACCAGCGCACTGGCCGGGATCGACGGTCGGCCGGCGTTCTGGCACCAGGTCTACGAGGCGCTCGCCGACCAGAACGCCGAAGACCTTGCGAACCTGCCCGTTCCGCTGTCCGGGGGTGGTCGCCGGATCGGGCCGGCCGGGACCCTGCTGCCCGGCCCCGACGCGCTCGATGACGACATCCTGCGCCGGGCCGGTACTCTCGCGCCCGAGCTCTGCGTGGTGCACCCGGATGCCGCCCACCCGCTGCTGTCCCGGCTCGGCGCCCGGCCCGCCGACGCGGCGGCCCTGCTGAGCGACCCCGCGCTGATTCAGCTCTTCCGCCGGTTCCGGGAGGACCTCGAGGAGGACGATCCTGATCCGGACGAGCTCGCCGACCTCGCGCGGCTGGCCCTGGACCTGGTGGAGGCCGGTGGGCCGGCCGGCGGCCTTCTGGATGACGTGGTGCTCACCGATTCCAGCGGGGAGGCCTGGCCGGCCGGGGAACTGCTCGCACCGGGTGCCTCCCTGGCGGCCGTGCTCGCATCCGACGCCGACCTACCGTTGATGGGATCTCGGTGGGCGGTCTACCCGGAGCAGACGCTCGCTCGCCTCGGTGTGCGGACCGGGTTGAGAATCGTCGCGGTGGAGAACGCCGAAGCGGACCTACCGGATCTGCAGCAATGGTGGTCCGAGGTGGTCGGTGACTCTCTTCCGCCCGAGACCTTCGAGGCGGTCGCCGATCTCGACCTGATCGACGACGAGAAATGGCCCCAGCTGCTGGCCATGCTTGCAGCGGATCGAGATACGCTGCGGGCGTTGACGTCCGGACCCGACCCGTCCTACACCCGATGGTGGATCCGCCGTTTCGCCCTACTCGGGGGTGAACCGCCGCACCGCTGGCGCACGTCGGGCGCGCTGGGGCTGACGGGTCTGTACGACGAGTTGCCGGTGTCCCTGGATGGGGCGGTGGCCCAGGCCATCGGGGTGCTGGGTTCGACGGCCGACGCCCTCACGGCAGACCCGTCGGACCTGCTGGCCAGACTCGCCGATCCCGAGCGGGAGGTCCCGGCCGGCGCCGTGCCCGCACTCACGGCGCTGGCCGTCCAAGCCCTGGAAGCAGACGGCGGTCTCGCGCTGCCGGGGTCGGTGCGCACGCTGACCGGTGCGGTCGCCGATGCCGGCGACGTGATGGTGCTCGATCTGCCGTGGTTCGCCCAGCTGGTGTCGGCCGGCGAGCTGGTCGCGGGTGGCCGCGAACCCGTCAGGGTGGCGCGGGCGCTGGAGTTGGATCTGGTCTCCGAGGCGATCACGGCGCAGGTGGTCGCCGGGCCGACCAGGTCCCTGTCGCCGCCGGAGACGGCCGCGGCGCAGCGCGCCGCGCTCGCTCTCGGGGTCGACCTGGCCGTGCTGTTCGGCGATCGACCCCTGCTGGTTGCTCCTGACCTGTCCGTCGGCACCGGGCCGGGGTCTGCCCAGCGGGTGACCTGGTGGGGCCCGGACGCCGATGACTCCGACGCCCGGGGCGGCGCCCGGTCGTCGAATGGGCTTCGCGTCGACGGGTCCGCGGCCGGCATCGGACGGGCGGTGGCCTTCGTCGCCGGCCGCTGGAGCGATCGACACCTGGCGGTGGTGGCCGCCGACGGCGATCTGCTGGACCTGGCCGAGAACGGTGTCCAGTAG
- a CDS encoding DUF3027 domain-containing protein translates to MSSNPASTAVAGDQTADLPAPVPGADPDGPSQVTDEMSGLAQDTGAAHDDAAIGVRERVVVVLDDRARDLARAAAVVEAGSDDHIGEFREALAEDDVAITATFAARQAGYLGWVWSVTLAVLDQAHPTVSEVVLLPGDGALLAPAWIPWDQRIRPGDLGVGDLLPPIADDPRVVPAYLQSDDPAVEAVARELGIGRVRVLSREGRVDFAERLHDGAFGPGDEMALAAPAHCVSCAFYLPLAGSLGQMLGACGNELAPADGRVVDAAYGCGAHSESVIEMPARSAAADTVIDELSMEVHRRRPARSAEESGPTGEPLAHGGAPESADQAIPDADEVLMDEWADPYTVGRELAEVELAEAALLDSDTLPDSEALLDSDTVPDSDTVLDSEA, encoded by the coding sequence GTGAGTTCCAACCCAGCGTCAACTGCCGTGGCCGGCGACCAGACGGCCGACCTCCCGGCCCCCGTTCCGGGTGCAGATCCGGACGGTCCTTCGCAGGTCACGGACGAGATGTCCGGTCTCGCCCAGGACACCGGTGCCGCCCATGACGACGCAGCGATCGGAGTGCGCGAGCGGGTGGTCGTCGTGCTGGACGACCGTGCGCGCGACCTGGCCAGGGCCGCAGCCGTCGTCGAGGCCGGGAGCGACGATCACATCGGTGAATTCCGGGAGGCGCTGGCCGAGGACGACGTCGCGATCACCGCCACCTTCGCGGCTCGACAGGCGGGCTACCTCGGATGGGTCTGGTCCGTCACCCTGGCCGTGCTCGACCAGGCCCATCCCACCGTCAGCGAGGTGGTCCTGCTGCCTGGCGACGGCGCACTGCTCGCGCCCGCCTGGATTCCGTGGGACCAGCGCATCCGGCCCGGCGATCTGGGCGTCGGGGACCTGCTTCCGCCCATCGCCGACGACCCACGAGTGGTGCCGGCCTACCTGCAGAGCGACGATCCGGCCGTCGAGGCGGTCGCCCGGGAACTCGGGATCGGACGGGTGCGGGTGCTCAGCCGTGAGGGGCGCGTCGACTTTGCCGAGCGGCTGCACGACGGGGCCTTCGGACCGGGCGACGAGATGGCGCTCGCCGCGCCCGCGCACTGCGTGAGCTGCGCCTTCTACCTCCCGCTGGCGGGCTCGCTCGGGCAGATGCTCGGAGCGTGCGGCAACGAGCTCGCGCCGGCGGACGGCCGGGTGGTCGACGCCGCCTACGGCTGTGGCGCCCACTCCGAGAGCGTGATCGAGATGCCCGCCAGGTCCGCGGCCGCGGACACCGTCATCGACGAACTGTCGATGGAGGTGCACCGCCGACGGCCCGCGCGGTCGGCGGAAGAGTCGGGCCCGACCGGCGAGCCACTTGCTCATGGCGGCGCTCCCGAGTCGGCTGACCAGGCGATCCCGGACGCCGACGAGGTCCTGATGGACGAATGGGCGGATCCGTACACGGTCGGTCGGGAACTCGCCGAGGTCGAGTTGGCCGAAGCGGCCCTGCTCGACTCGGACACCCTGCCCGACTCGGAGGCCCTGCTCGACTCGGACACCGTGCCCGACTCGGATACCGTGCTCGACTCGGAGGCCTGA